The window TCGGAGGGACGGATGGCTGCCAGCGACAGGAGCGCGCGTCTTCTTGCGTATGGGTCTTCATCCATCAGGCCGCGCCGAAGCAAACTCTCTGCGCGGGAGCCGGCGCCACTCGCCGCCGCGTAGATCTGCCAACGGCAGTTCGGCGAAGTTGCGCGAGACAGCTGTTGAATAGCGGGCCAACAGTCATCCAAGTTCTCGGTCGCGAAGGAGAGAAGTTCCTCTGTCTCGTGAGAAGCTGCCCAGCACGTAGCTAACGCCGTTACTGTTTCAATCGACAAATCGCCGTGGGTCATCGCCAGGCGCGCGGCACCAATCAGCGCATGCCACTTCGGAAAGTCTGACTCCCAACCCGGTTCGGATCGATCAGCGGTCACGCACCACTGGGACCACTCCTCGGTCAGCACACTCAGGTCGTTCGCGTTCACGTGCGCCGCCCCGGTGCAGCGGGGACTATGTGGGCGCGGTTCTTGACATCGTAGTGAATCCTGCCGCGTGATGTTGGGACTCGGGTCCCGTCTTGCTTCACGTACGTCCCAATCTCCTCGACGAAATCAACCACTTCCTTAGCACCGTGGCGAACTCCCTTCCCGGCCCACTTGTCAAGAAGCGCCTGGGGGTCTGGATGCGTGAACTCGCTTCTGCCTGGGATGAAGTTGTTGTGGCCCGGAGTGTGTTTCCCCTGCCGCCCAGGATGAACGATAGGACCGCCGGTTCCTCTGGATGGCCCCGTCGCCGCCTCTCGCGCCGTCCCCCCCGGAGCGGGCGCGGGCGCCTCCGCCTGCGCAGGTTCCCCGCAGTTGTGCACCAACACCGTCGTGCTGCCCACGAAGTAGTTGTGGTTCTTCTCGACCTCGAGGTTGTAGACCGTCGCCCGCCGCGCCCGCGGCGGGCCCCTTGCCAGCACCGTGGCGAAAGTACCATCCAGTCGATGCAGACGATCGCTCTCGAGGTGGAGCAGGGAGTCAGCGCGGAGCCATCCAACGCCCTCCACCAGGAACGGATGGTCCGTCGTGACCACCAACTGCTCGGAACGCCCCTCGATGTCCTGCACCCAGAGCTCGATCACCTCCACCCCGTGCCGCACGGTCAGCGCCAGTACTCGAGCGGGCTCCACCACACCGTCGTCTCGCATCGAGTGAACGATGTCGCCCTCACGCACCTCCTCGATGGCCACCAGCCCGCCGGGTGTTGCGACCGCTGTGCCCGCCGCAAAGCACGCCGCCTTGGGAGGGGCGCTGCAAGCCGTCCCTTCGCAGTTCGGGCCGCTCACGTCCCGCGGCGGCGATGGCTTCAACGGCGGCGGCACTTCGACCGGCACCGGGGGCTTGGGCGCAGGAGGGGCCTTCCTGAGTCTAGCGGCTGTGCGGAGCGCCTTCGCCCCTCGAAGCACCGCCCTGACAGCGACACCCGCGCCCAAGGTCGCCACTCCGAACACTACGTTCGTCGAGTGCTCCGCAACCGCTGCGTCGTCCAACTCGGGCGAGGACGCGGCTCCCAACGCCATTCCGGTTTGGACGGGCGGCAGGGCTTCTAGCGCGCCCACTCCGAGCGCCGCGGCAGCGTCGGCAATGGCAATCTGCCCCGTCGCCACGCCCTTAGCCGCTTCGTATGCAGCCAGTGGTGCGTGCACGATGTCATCGACGGCCCTGGAGACGCCTTGAATGAATCGGCTCTTGCTGATGTCGTCCGTCCAGTCGAGCCCGACGGCGTCGCCCCTCGAAAGGACCCGCCCACCCACGTACACGTATGCGTTTAAGTCGGCGTCGACTTGGTGAGTTGTCTTCGGATCTGCGCTCACCCACCGCCCCAGCGGCGTGCTCAGGTACCGGAACCCGAAGTACGTCGGCCCGACCTCGACGTCCTCCTCCTTCCCCGTGAAGCCGTAGTCCTCGCGGAAGCCCTTCCACCGCTCCGGGCGGTAGTCGCTCTCCGCGCTGCCGTAAGCCTGGTACGTCGCGCGCTCCACGAGCTC is drawn from Deltaproteobacteria bacterium and contains these coding sequences:
- a CDS encoding HEAT repeat domain-containing protein, which gives rise to MNANDLSVLTEEWSQWCVTADRSEPGWESDFPKWHALIGAARLAMTHGDLSIETVTALATCWAASHETEELLSFATENLDDCWPAIQQLSRATSPNCRWQIYAAASGAGSRAESLLRRGLMDEDPYARRRALLSLAAIRPSDAQLLAERYVNDPEPYMRQAAIEMIAASPDETYRRNALDALRGDPVEHVRAAAEVAWNRLISDRAEGDDGRRPEARDHRSR